GAAAAACGGCGACCCGAAGGTCGCCGCTGCTGCATCTGCAGGTGCGGATTACTTGGTGTTGTCGATCACGATCTGGCCGTTGTACTTCACCTGGCCGCGGAACATGTAGTCGACGCACTGCTTGTAGTCACCCGGATTGGCGAGCGAGAACGGCATCTGGTAGTCGACCAGCTGGCACGCCCACGACACGCCGCCCGGGTTGCTGCCGTTGTAGCCCCAGTTCTTGTCGAGGTAGGCCTTGGTCGCAGCGGCCGAACCCGGCTGGAAGCCCTTCATGCTGGCGCAACCGAGGACCTCGCTGGCCGGCACCGGCACGGCCAGTTCGCGGGCAAATTCCTTGTACGCCGCGATCCGGTTCAGCACCTGCGACTTCTCGGTACCGCCGCCGCACTCGATGCCGCCGTTGATGATGTGCACGGTGGCGCCGAAGCCCGGGCTCATGTTGTTGGCCTGGTCGACCGCGTTCGGCACCCAGGTGCCGTCGACGACCCAGGTCATCGGCGGCTTGGGCGATTGCGGGTAGACCGCGAACCAGATCGCCGAGGCGAAGTTCAGCCAGGTGTCCGCTACGCGACCTGGATTGTCGAGCAGCACGTTGACGTCGCCGTACAGCGACTTGCTAAAGGCACCGTAGTTGTAGTTCCACGAGAGCTGCTTGGAGCCGCGGCCGAAGTAGTCGATCGTCTGGCCCGAGGCGTTCTGGCTGCACGGGTAGAAGACCGAGAAGATCGAGCTGCCGGTACCGCGGAAGCAGTCCTGGTACGCCCCGACGGCCGAGCCCTCAACATAGCCGTTCTCGCGCAGGTACCACAGCGCCTGCTTGTACGTCGGGATCGCCTCGTTCTGCGGCATCGTCGCCAGCACCGGGTTGTTCTGCGCCGGATAGCTGCGCGCGGTCGCCGGGGTCAGCGCCGGCCAGTTGGCACCGGTTTCCTGGACGAAGTGGGCGAACGAGGTCGCCAGCAGCTTGCGGCAGATCGCATCGGCATCGCGGCCGTCACCGTAGTTGTCGCAATACGCCGGGAACTTGGCCACGCCGCGCAGGAAGTTCACGTAGGTGTAGCCGATGTTGCGCACCGGGAAGAACGAATCGAACTTCGCTTCGCCGAGCACGCGCTCGACGCGCTTCACGTTGTCCGGATTGGCGGCGCGCCCCGGCACCACGGCTTCGACTTCGGTATCGGGCAGCACGCGCAGCGCGGCACGGATGCGGGCGATGGCGCCGGCGTCGGTACCGGCCTGCGATGCCAACGCGTTCTCGGCGGCGGTGAACTGCGCATCGGTCGGGTAGCCGGCCGGCGCGGCGATGAAGCTCACCTGCGGCTTGTACGACGCCGGTGCGGGCGTCGGGGTCGGGGTCGGGGTCGGCGTCGGCGTCGGCGTCGGAGTCGGAGTCGGAGTCGGAGTCGGGGTCGGCGTCGGCGTCGGCGTGCCGGAGCAGGCGCCCAGATCGTTCCACGGCTGGCCTTCACCGGTGCTGCTCGACGGCACGTTGTTCTGCGTCCACCACTTGGCCTGATAGTTGCGGCCGTTGTAGCTGACCGTCGCGCCACCGTTGTACGCGGTGCTCGACGACCACGCCGCGGCGGTGCAGCCGGACGGCGCAGGGGTTGGCGCAGGGGTTGGCGCAGGGGTCGGCGCCGGAGTCGGCGCGGGGGTCGGCGCGGGGGTCGGCGCGGGGGTCGGCGCGGGGGTCGGCGCCGGAGTCGGTGCGGGCGTCGGTGCGGGCGTCGGTGCGGGCGTCGGTGCGGGCGTCGGCGTCGGTGTGGGGGTCGGCGTACCGCTGCCGATCTTCTTCCACAGCGTCGGCGTCGAGGCCGGGTTCCAGTTGGCGCCGACGTAGGCGGTATGCGTGACCAGTGCCTGGTAATCGCTGCCGCTGTAAGACACGTAGCTGCCGGCGGTGTAAGTCTGGCCTTCCTGCCACGCCGGGTAGGCGGCGTAGGCATGCGCCGTGACGGCGACCGCGAGCGCGGCCGCAATGCGGTGGTATTGCATCGTCTCCATCCTTTTCTTCGGGGGCCGCTCGGACGGCGGCATGCCGGCGAGGATATGCCCCGGATGGCGACGGAACGCTCGTCGCTGACAACCGGCCTAGCCGGACCAGACCGTTTGTAAGTTGCCCAGCGACGCTTGTGCAATGCGGCAGGCGTCGGTCACGAACAGGCTGCCGGCACAGGGCGGGCAGTAGAACGCATGCGCGCCGTCAATCCAGTCGAACGCCAGCAGCGTCGCGTGCAGGTAGCCGCGATCGGCCTCGCTGCCGCCGTAGCGCGTGTCGCCGACGATCGGCGCCGAGATGCTTTTCATCGCCACCCGCAGCTGGTGGGTGCGGCCGGTATACGGTTTGAGTGCATACAGCCGCAACCCCGGCGAGACACTGGCGCTGACGAAGCGCGTTTTCGCGAACAGCGCATCCTCGCGCGTCAGCCGCCAGTTGCCGCCGCGCCCGGCCGCCATGCCGCCGCTGATCATGCCCTGCTTCTTCGCCGGCTTGCGGTCGGACAGCGCCAGATACACCTTGTCCATCTCGCGCGCGGCAAAGCGTTCGCCGAATGCGCTGGCGGCGTCGTTTGACGTCGCCAGCACGATCAGCCCCGAGGTGATCGCATCGAGCCGGTGCACCGGCCACAACGGCGCGCCGTAAAGCTCGCGGATGCGCTCGACCAGGCCGGGCGTGTCGCGCTCGCGGTGGAACGACAGGTTCGGCGGCTTGTAGGCAACGACGAAATCCGCCGCCGCGTGCAGCACGGCCGGCTGCCACGGATCGGGCGGGACAAGCTCGGGCAGCGCACAGGCTGGACCGGAAGGCAGATCGGCGGACTGATCGGACACGGGGGAACTCGCAGCGCGTAAAATCGGCCCATTTTACCGGCGGAACACAGCCATGAAGCTCATCATCATCGCCGTCGGCCACAAGATGCCCGGCTGGATCGAGGACGGATTCGCCGAATACCAGAAACGGCTGCCGCGCGAGTTTGCGCTGACGCTGGTCGAGCTCAAGCCGGACAAGCGTGCCGGCAGCAAGACGCCGCAGCAGGTCATGCAGGAGGAAGCCGAACGCATCCTCGCCGCGATCCCGCAGGGCGCGCGCGTGCTGGCGATGGACGAACGCGGCGCCAACTGGACGACGATGGCGCTCGCCGAAAAGATGAAGGCCTGGCACGTCGACGGCCGCGATACCGTGTTCATCATCGGCGGCACCGACGGCCTCGACCCCAGCGTCAAGCAGCGCGCCGACCAGTTACTGCAGCTGTCGGCGATGACCTTGCCGCACGGCATGGTGCGGGTGCTGCTGGCCGAACAGCTGTACCGGGCGTATTCGATCCTGCACAACCACCCCTACCATCGGGAGTGACCATGTACGAACTGCACTACTACCCCGGCAACGCCAACCTTGCGCCGCACATCGTCCTCGAGGAGCTGGGTGCCGCGCACACGCTGCGCCTCGTCGACCGGACGCAGAACGCGCACAAATCGGCCGACTACCTGAAGCTGAACCCGACCGGGCGGATTCCGGTACTGGTCGACGACGCTCTGGTGCTGTTCGAAACCGCGGCGATCTGCCTGCATCTGGTCGACCGGCACCCGGAGGCCGGCCTCGCCCCGGCGGTGGGCAGCAGGGAGCGGGCGCACTTCTACAAGTGGCTGGTCTACCTGACCAACACGCTGCAGGCCGAGACGCTGACCTATTTCTACCCCGAACGGCTGTGCGATGACGCGGCGCAGGCCGACGTCATCCGGCACCACGCCGAAGTGCGGATCAACGAGATGCTCGACCTGCTCGAAGCCGAGTTTGCCCGTCACGGCGGCTCGTGGCTGCTCGGCGAGCACTACAGCGCCGCTGACGCCTACCTGCTGATGCTGTGCCGCTGGACGCGCGGCATGCACCGGCCGGCGCGCAGCCGCCCGCATCTGGCCGCCTTCCTCGCCCGCGGCATGGCGCGGCCGGCGGTGCAGCGCGCGTTCGCCGCCGAAGGCATCGGCGAACCGTATTACTGAAATGACGACCTGAAATGGCAATACGCGGCATCAGCCACCTGACCTTCATCGTCCGCGACCTCGATCGCAGCGCACGGCTGCTGACCGAGGGACTCGGCGCCGACGAGGTCTACGACAGCGACGACCGGCAGTTTTCGCTCTCGCGCGAAAAGTTCTTCGTGCTCGGCGGCGTGTGGCTGGCGCTGATGGAAGGCGAACCGGTCGAACGCTCCTACCGCCACGCTGCATTTGCGCTCGACGACGCCGACCTGCCCGCCTACGCAGCGCGGCTGGCCGCGCTCGGCGTCGAAATCAGGCCGCCACGGCCGCGCGTCGACGGAGAAGGACAATCGCTGTATTTCTACGATTACGACAACAATCTGTTCGAATTGCACACCGGCACGCTGGCACACCGATTGGCGCAATATCGGCGCGGGCAATAAAAACCGGTTCCGCAATGCGGAATTATACGGCGATCCGAATCCTGTTCAGATCGCCGCATTCACGCGCCATTCCAGCAACGGTCATTCCAGATAATCGATCAGGATTTTCGATATCTTTCCATCCAGGCCATCCTTGTAATAACTGGTCACCACCACATTGCCGCCATCCAGATTGGCGCTGCTATTGAAGCTGCCGACAACGACGGCCCCCGGAATCGGCCCCTTGATGACGATTTTGGCCCAGTCGTCGCCTTCGCTGGCCGACGGGCTGTCGTAGACCTTGATCAGGGTCATGCCGGGAATGCCTTCCAGCCTCAACGAGCGCGCTTCGTCATTGCTGAAGCCATGATCGCCGTTCTTGCAGTCGATGTTGTAGTTTGCGCCACCATTCAGCGTATTGCCGACCTGATTCTGCGTTGCGCCATTCCCTTCCCAAAAGGTGATTTTTCCAGCCATGACCATCTCCGATTAAAAATAGCGACAATTGACCAAACAAATCGTTCGCTGAGCGATTTGACATCAACCCCAGCAAAACCACTCTAGTACACGGCAAAAAAAAAGCGATTGCGCATTATGACAGGTCATTCTTGCATATTCGCAAAAATGAAACAACAACTCGTAAGATATGCAATTGTTCCTTTCAATACTTTTCTTGTAAGATGGCGCGATTGCCATTGATCCGGCATCGGCGCGAATTGACCGCGACACGTCGGGCCGATTGGCCTCCTGCACCCGCAACCCGTATTCACCCAGGGACACCATGACCGACCTCTACCTCGCCTCCGGCAGCCCGCGCCGCCGTGAACTCCTCGGCCAGACCGGCGTCGCCTTCGAGCGCATCGTCGCCGAGATCGACGAGACGCCGCTCGGGAACGAAACCCCGCTGGATTACGTGAAACGGCTCGCCGCCGCCAAGGCCGAGGCCGGCTGGGCGGCGATGCACGGACAGGGGCTCGCAGCGCTGCCGGTGCTCGCCGCCGACACCACCGTTGCGCTCGGCAGCGTCATTCTCGGCAAGCCCGCCGATGCGGCCGACGCGACACGGATGCTCCAGCGACTGTCCGGCACCACCCACGACGTGCTGACCGGCGTCGGCCTGCGCACCGAAGCCGGCGTCGACGTGGTCGTGTCGGTGAGCCGCGTGACCTTCATGCAGCTGAGCGACGCACAGATCGCCGCGTATGTGGCGAGCGGCGAGCCGATGGACAAGGCCGGCGCCTACGGCATCCAGGGCCTCGGCGGGCTGTTTGTCGCCCGGCTTGAGGGCAGCTTCACCGGCGTCGTCGGCCTGCCGCTGCACGAGACAGCCATGCTGCTCGGCCGCCACGGCCTCGGCCGGCTCGCTGCATAGGCGCACGGCATAAAAAAGGGGCGACCCTCAGGTCGCCCGCAAGCTGCTCGACGCGGCAATGCCGCGCTCTCCTGTATCAACGCCCGGGCACGCATCCGGTTGACATCGGCAGGTCGAACACGTCGCCGAGGTAGTTGAGGAAATTCACGTCCTCGCACATGCCCTTGCCCGGGCTGTCGCTGACCTTGGCGACCGGCTGGCCGTTGCAGTAGAGCAGCTTGATGACGATCTGCAGTGGTGTGTGGCCGCAGTCGTTGGAGAGGTCGGTGCCGATGCCGAAGCTCGTCGGCGCGCGGCCGGCAAAGTGCCGGTACAGTGCGAACGCGCGCGGCAGGTCGAGCCCGTCGCTGAATACCAGCTGCTTGGTCGACGGGTCGATCTTCATCGTCCGGTAGTGGGCGATCGCCTTCTCGCCCCATGCGTACGGGTCGCCCAAATCGTGGCGCAGTCCGTCGAACAGCTTGCAGAAATACAGGTCGAAATCGCGCAGGAAGGCGTCGGTGCCGACGACGTCGGTCAGCGCGATGCCGAGGTCGCCGCGGTATTCGCGCACCCAGTGCTCAAGCGCGTTGCGCTGGAAGTCGCGCAGCCGCGAGCCGAAGGACTGAAACGCCTGCAGGTACTCGTGCGCCATCGTGCCGATCGGCGTGAGGCCGTGGCGCATCGCCAGCAACACATTGCTGGTGCCGCGGAAATACGGCTTCGCCTCGCGCGCCAGCGTCGCGACGACCTCCTCGTGCCAGGCGCGCGAGAAGCGCCTTCGGGTGCCGAAATCGTAGAAGATGAAATCGAAGCGCTGCGCCGGCTGGCGGGCGAAGTCGCGCAGCAGCGCCACCTTGGCGGCAAGGCGTTCGCGGCCGACCGCCAGCGCCGCGGTTTCGTCGACATGGCGGAAGTACACCTCGTTGACGATCGCCAGACAGTAGATCTCGAACAGCATGCAGTGGAGCATCGGTCCCCTGATCGAGATGGCCAGCCCGTCCGGCTCGTCGGCCGGCACCGACACGGTGACGAAATGCCGCTGCAACTGAAAGAGCCGCAGGAAGTCGATGAAGTCGGACCTGATGAAACGCAGCCCGCCGAGGAAGGCCAGCTCGTCTTCGGCGAAACGCAGCGTGCACAGGTGGTCGAGCTCGGCGTCGATCTCGGCCTTGAAGCGCGCCAGCGGCACATCGGGCACGTTGCGGCACTTGAAGCCGTATTCGGCGCGGGCCTCGGGCTGATGATGGAGGATCTCCTGCATCATCGTGAACTTGTACAGATCGGTATCGAGCAGCGAAGCAATCACCGGGCCGGTCATCGGGCCTCCTTGGTGGACGGGCAGCCGATTCTAAGTCGCCCGCCGCAGCGCGGCCATGGCAAGGCTTACCCATCGTATTGATTTGACATGAAATTTTTCAAAAATCTTACAAAATTCGCGCCATTCTGGTGATTTTATGATGTTTGACTTGGATCAAGGTCACATTCGTGCAACATTGCTTACATCCTCGAAGCGTCGCGGCAAAACCCGGGGTTAGAATGAACCGCATAAGCAGAATTTGATATTCGCCGAACGACAGGCGGATGGATGGGAGGAAACACCATGTCGATGTGCCAACGCATTGCCGGCGTCGCCAGCGCCATCGGAATCGCCGGTTTCGGCATTCTGCTCGGCTACCAGCGCATCGCCGGCGGCAGCCAGCCCGACGGCATCGCCTGGACGATCGCCGTCGTCGCACTTGCCGCACTCGGCGGCGTCACCTTCTGGCTGGCGCGGCGCATGCTGAACCCGATCGCCGGCCTGCGCGATGCGCTCGACGCGCTGAACCGCGACGGCGACCTGTCGGTCCGGGCACCCGAAAGCTCTGGCGATACCGGCGAGATCGCCGCGGCCTTCAACCAGTTCGTCACCCGCCAGCAGCATGCGCTGCGCGAGGCGCAACGTGAAATGGAAGCGCTGGCGATCAGCCTGCACGAGCTGACCGCGCTGACCGGCCAGATGGCCAAGGACACCCGGACCCAGTCCGACTTCGCCGCGTCGTCGGCGGCGACGGTCGAGCAGATCACCGTCAGCATCAACCACATCGCCGAGCACGCCAACGACGTCGACACCACCGTTGCCGACACCAGCCGCCAGTCGGCCGACAGCGCCCACGCGGTCGAGCGCGTCACCGAGGAAGTCGGCCACGTCGCAGATGCGATGGCCTCGCTCGGCACGACGATGAACGGGCTGTCGAAAAGCTCGCAGGAAATCGGCAGCATCATCGGCGTGATCCGCGACATCGCCGACCAGACCAACCTCTTGGCGCTGAACGCGGCGATCGAGGCGGCACGCGCCGGCGAACAGGGCCGCGGTTTTGCCGTCGTCGCCGACGAAGTGCGCAAGCTCGCCGAGCGCACCGGCCAGGCGACGATCGAGATCGCCAAGCGCATCGAAACCGTCGGCAAGGAAACCCAGAGCGCGGTCAGCAATATGGCGTACACCTCGCAGCGCGTCGGCCAGAGCGTCGAGCGCGCCGGCGAAGCCCGTACCCACATGCTGCAGATCGCCGAACGGATGAACCACGTCGTCGACGTGGTGCGCGAGATCGCCGACGCAACGCGCGAGCAGTCGTCGGCAACGACGACGATGGCGCAGTCGGCCGAGCAGATCAACAGCATGGCGCAGGCGACCGACTCGGCGCTGCACAACGCCAGCCAGTCGCTGACCGCGCTCGACGAACGCGCCGCCAGGGTGCTCGAGATCGTCGGCCGCTTCAAGCTCGCCGACATCGAGGTCCAGCACGGCTGGATGGCATCGAGCGAAGCGCGCGCGGTGTCCGAGATCAAGGCGCTGCTCAACGCGCAAGGCCACCACTGGAAGGACGCCAGCGGCGGCGCCAACCCGACCGAGACGCTCAAGCGCCGCATCCAGCAGGGCGACGCACCGACCGCCGCGGCGATCGGCGGCGTGAAGATCATGAACTGGGCGCGCGACGGCGTCTGCGCCGACCTGAGCGACGTCGCCCGCGACGAGCGCTGGTCGAGTTCCTTGCCGGCGGTATTCGACGCGATGATCCAGCACGACGGCCGCTATGTGGCGGTGCCGCTCGGCGTCGCCCGCACCAATATGCTGTGGGTCAACGCCAGCATCGTCAAACGCCTTGGCCTCTCCGCGCCGCGCACGTGGAACGACTTCTTCGTGATGGCCGACAAGCTCAAGGCCGCCGGCATCCCGGCACTGGCGCACTCGGAACAGAGCTGGCAGGTCGGCACCGTGTTCGAAGCCGTTGCGCTCGGCACCGGCGGCACGCCGTTCTACCTGTCGGCGTTCAGCAAGCTCGACCCCAGCGCGCTGACCGGCTCGCAGATGATCACCGCGCTGGAAACGCTCAAGCGCCTCAAGCCCTACATCACGCCCGACTCGGTCGGCCGCGACTGGAACCTCGCCACCGCCGACGTGATGAACGGCCGCGCCGCGATGCAGCTGATGGGCGACTGGGCCAAGAGCGAGTTCACCCAGGGCGGCAAGGTCCA
This window of the Jeongeupia sp. USM3 genome carries:
- the fosX gene encoding FosX/FosE/FosI family fosfomycin resistance hydrolase codes for the protein MAIRGISHLTFIVRDLDRSARLLTEGLGADEVYDSDDRQFSLSREKFFVLGGVWLALMEGEPVERSYRHAAFALDDADLPAYAARLAALGVEIRPPRPRVDGEGQSLYFYDYDNNLFELHTGTLAHRLAQYRRGQ
- a CDS encoding nucleoside triphosphate pyrophosphatase: MTDLYLASGSPRRRELLGQTGVAFERIVAEIDETPLGNETPLDYVKRLAAAKAEAGWAAMHGQGLAALPVLAADTTVALGSVILGKPADAADATRMLQRLSGTTHDVLTGVGLRTEAGVDVVVSVSRVTFMQLSDAQIAAYVASGEPMDKAGAYGIQGLGGLFVARLEGSFTGVVGLPLHETAMLLGRHGLGRLAA
- the rlmH gene encoding 23S rRNA (pseudouridine(1915)-N(3))-methyltransferase RlmH, with protein sequence MKLIIIAVGHKMPGWIEDGFAEYQKRLPREFALTLVELKPDKRAGSKTPQQVMQEEAERILAAIPQGARVLAMDERGANWTTMALAEKMKAWHVDGRDTVFIIGGTDGLDPSVKQRADQLLQLSAMTLPHGMVRVLLAEQLYRAYSILHNHPYHRE
- a CDS encoding pseudouridine synthase → MSDQSADLPSGPACALPELVPPDPWQPAVLHAAADFVVAYKPPNLSFHRERDTPGLVERIRELYGAPLWPVHRLDAITSGLIVLATSNDAASAFGERFAAREMDKVYLALSDRKPAKKQGMISGGMAAGRGGNWRLTREDALFAKTRFVSASVSPGLRLYALKPYTGRTHQLRVAMKSISAPIVGDTRYGGSEADRGYLHATLLAFDWIDGAHAFYCPPCAGSLFVTDACRIAQASLGNLQTVWSG
- the pncB gene encoding nicotinate phosphoribosyltransferase → MTGPVIASLLDTDLYKFTMMQEILHHQPEARAEYGFKCRNVPDVPLARFKAEIDAELDHLCTLRFAEDELAFLGGLRFIRSDFIDFLRLFQLQRHFVTVSVPADEPDGLAISIRGPMLHCMLFEIYCLAIVNEVYFRHVDETAALAVGRERLAAKVALLRDFARQPAQRFDFIFYDFGTRRRFSRAWHEEVVATLAREAKPYFRGTSNVLLAMRHGLTPIGTMAHEYLQAFQSFGSRLRDFQRNALEHWVREYRGDLGIALTDVVGTDAFLRDFDLYFCKLFDGLRHDLGDPYAWGEKAIAHYRTMKIDPSTKQLVFSDGLDLPRAFALYRHFAGRAPTSFGIGTDLSNDCGHTPLQIVIKLLYCNGQPVAKVSDSPGKGMCEDVNFLNYLGDVFDLPMSTGCVPGR
- a CDS encoding glycoside hydrolase family 19 protein, which produces MQYHRIAAALAVAVTAHAYAAYPAWQEGQTYTAGSYVSYSGSDYQALVTHTAYVGANWNPASTPTLWKKIGSGTPTPTPTPTPAPTPAPTPAPTPAPTPAPTPAPTPAPTPAPTPAPTPAPTPAPTPAPTPAPSGCTAAAWSSSTAYNGGATVSYNGRNYQAKWWTQNNVPSSSTGEGQPWNDLGACSGTPTPTPTPTPTPTPTPTPTPTPTPTPTPTPAPASYKPQVSFIAAPAGYPTDAQFTAAENALASQAGTDAGAIARIRAALRVLPDTEVEAVVPGRAANPDNVKRVERVLGEAKFDSFFPVRNIGYTYVNFLRGVAKFPAYCDNYGDGRDADAICRKLLATSFAHFVQETGANWPALTPATARSYPAQNNPVLATMPQNEAIPTYKQALWYLRENGYVEGSAVGAYQDCFRGTGSSIFSVFYPCSQNASGQTIDYFGRGSKQLSWNYNYGAFSKSLYGDVNVLLDNPGRVADTWLNFASAIWFAVYPQSPKPPMTWVVDGTWVPNAVDQANNMSPGFGATVHIINGGIECGGGTEKSQVLNRIAAYKEFARELAVPVPASEVLGCASMKGFQPGSAAATKAYLDKNWGYNGSNPGGVSWACQLVDYQMPFSLANPGDYKQCVDYMFRGQVKYNGQIVIDNTK
- a CDS encoding glutathione S-transferase family protein — protein: MYELHYYPGNANLAPHIVLEELGAAHTLRLVDRTQNAHKSADYLKLNPTGRIPVLVDDALVLFETAAICLHLVDRHPEAGLAPAVGSRERAHFYKWLVYLTNTLQAETLTYFYPERLCDDAAQADVIRHHAEVRINEMLDLLEAEFARHGGSWLLGEHYSAADAYLLMLCRWTRGMHRPARSRPHLAAFLARGMARPAVQRAFAAEGIGEPYY
- a CDS encoding extracellular solute-binding protein, with protein sequence MSMCQRIAGVASAIGIAGFGILLGYQRIAGGSQPDGIAWTIAVVALAALGGVTFWLARRMLNPIAGLRDALDALNRDGDLSVRAPESSGDTGEIAAAFNQFVTRQQHALREAQREMEALAISLHELTALTGQMAKDTRTQSDFAASSAATVEQITVSINHIAEHANDVDTTVADTSRQSADSAHAVERVTEEVGHVADAMASLGTTMNGLSKSSQEIGSIIGVIRDIADQTNLLALNAAIEAARAGEQGRGFAVVADEVRKLAERTGQATIEIAKRIETVGKETQSAVSNMAYTSQRVGQSVERAGEARTHMLQIAERMNHVVDVVREIADATREQSSATTTMAQSAEQINSMAQATDSALHNASQSLTALDERAARVLEIVGRFKLADIEVQHGWMASSEARAVSEIKALLNAQGHHWKDASGGANPTETLKRRIQQGDAPTAAAIGGVKIMNWARDGVCADLSDVARDERWSSSLPAVFDAMIQHDGRYVAVPLGVARTNMLWVNASIVKRLGLSAPRTWNDFFVMADKLKAAGIPALAHSEQSWQVGTVFEAVALGTGGTPFYLSAFSKLDPSALTGSQMITALETLKRLKPYITPDSVGRDWNLATADVMNGRAAMQLMGDWAKSEFTQGGKVQGSDYLCWPAPTGSGDWCFAADTLTMFKQTDPHRAAAQRDFVSLLMSREGQEAFNFHKGNIPARTDVDLGRFDDYSRQSARDFASAAQSGVLVPSWAHNMAMQDDVRLGFFDVIEAYWKDDRMSAADAARRLADAARR